In Polynucleobacter ibericus, a genomic segment contains:
- a CDS encoding tetratricopeptide repeat protein, producing MNQRTSTSILLFFVMGLVASSTLKAQPLNVAPQFDPYLPGELNERALYALKDNDISTAVILLERAYRLNPNSPDIKANLEVVKKIDQEKASIQVNGEVIYLDALGNTARPEQTLEVPTLWPEPKPESQLKTKP from the coding sequence ATGAATCAGCGCACCTCAACTTCAATCTTGCTTTTTTTTGTGATGGGTTTGGTCGCCTCCTCGACACTGAAAGCTCAGCCTTTGAATGTTGCCCCCCAGTTTGATCCCTATCTGCCAGGCGAGTTAAATGAACGCGCTCTCTATGCCTTAAAAGATAACGATATCTCTACTGCAGTAATCCTTCTAGAGCGGGCATATCGCTTAAACCCGAATAGCCCTGATATCAAAGCAAATCTTGAGGTGGTAAAAAAGATTGACCAAGAGAAGGCCTCCATTCAAGTCAATGGTGAGGTTATCTACCTTGATGCACTCGGTAATACAGCTCGTCCTGAACAGACTTTAGAAGTACCAACGCTTTGGCCAGAGCCTAAGCCAGAGTCTCAACTAAAAACTAAACCCTAG
- a CDS encoding glycosyl hydrolase family 8, with product MSFILALTAPLTAFAQDDWIQFKSAFIKNGRVIDKGQNGISHTEGQGMALLLAVQNNDPETFSQVWNWTKSKLQVRDDKLFAWSWSPQTGVNDSNNASDGDLFIAWALSRAYTRWNEPSYLFAGIQVSQSIRAKLLRKTTKGTVLLPGANGFEKPEFLKLNLSYWIFPAINELSILDPAPEWEELRVSGLRLIEEARFGKWQLPSDWITLEGEKVTPVDGDQFGYDAVRIPLYLIWGQQATPSSIKPFQNFWGSYAGKSPPAWVNVSNGETATYNASEGFQSIAAMALAYPALDSTLLPSFNPSQGYYSSMLSLFTQMALEDLKK from the coding sequence GTGAGTTTTATTCTGGCTCTAACGGCACCGCTAACAGCCTTTGCGCAGGATGATTGGATTCAATTTAAATCCGCCTTTATTAAGAATGGTCGTGTGATTGATAAGGGCCAAAATGGCATCAGTCATACCGAGGGTCAGGGAATGGCATTACTGCTGGCAGTTCAAAATAATGATCCCGAAACATTCTCCCAAGTTTGGAATTGGACCAAATCCAAACTGCAAGTGAGGGACGACAAGCTTTTTGCTTGGAGTTGGTCCCCCCAGACTGGAGTAAACGATAGCAATAATGCGAGTGATGGCGACTTGTTTATTGCCTGGGCTTTATCACGGGCATATACCAGATGGAATGAGCCCAGTTATTTATTTGCTGGCATTCAAGTCAGTCAATCTATTCGCGCAAAGCTTTTACGCAAAACTACTAAGGGTACTGTTTTACTTCCTGGGGCAAACGGCTTTGAAAAACCAGAATTCTTAAAACTCAATCTCTCCTACTGGATCTTTCCAGCGATTAATGAGCTCTCCATTTTGGATCCAGCGCCTGAATGGGAAGAATTGAGAGTGAGTGGCTTAAGGTTGATAGAAGAAGCTAGGTTTGGTAAGTGGCAACTACCGTCCGATTGGATCACATTGGAGGGCGAGAAGGTCACACCTGTGGATGGCGATCAATTTGGCTATGACGCAGTCCGCATCCCCTTATATTTAATTTGGGGTCAGCAGGCTACACCCTCTTCTATAAAGCCCTTTCAAAACTTCTGGGGATCTTATGCCGGCAAATCTCCACCTGCCTGGGTCAATGTGAGCAATGGCGAAACGGCAACGTACAATGCATCAGAGGGCTTTCAGAGTATTGCCGCAATGGCACTTGCTTATCCCGCTTTAGATTCAACTCTTCTACCAAGCTTCAATCCATCTCAAGGATATTACTCTTCGATGCTGTCTCTATTTACTCAAATGGCCTTAGAGGATCTGAAAAAGTAA
- the bcsG gene encoding cellulose biosynthesis protein BcsG produces the protein MGIWSFYFLIKIILFYTGYIHFHFVVNAAFALGLIFSHANPTLLRIRKWVALPIGIALLYFDSPLPPLRNIIPKISQLLEFSYQYYLELLTRIFDWRVIAILLGLYIVYLLLSKKIRMTTIASLAILSTLLPLGANMAPLAYDADGQVIGMPSDTALTESLDGFFIEESSRTAFNRSQKASGVPFDILIINVCSLAWDDLNYIKEDNNPLFQRFHYLFTSFNSASSYSGPSIIRLLRSSRGQQDQRDLYKPAIDDSLLFNNLNKTGFQVQLALNHDGKYGDLLKEIRNEGGMSAPLFDNTKATPYLKGFDGSQIYDDYSVLSNWWDARMKSPNERVALFYNTISLHDGNRALDGSRLENSVETYSRRARKLLSDIDRFYTKVNSSGRQAVIVFIPEHGAAIRRNKNEIVGMREIPSPNVTNIPVGIIFTGKADAPVKTNIINKPTSYLATSDLISKFVGKAPFGSTAPASETYLKNIPSTRFVAENEDSVIMKFGASYYFRSNDINWNLFETNN, from the coding sequence ATGGGAATTTGGAGTTTCTATTTCCTGATCAAAATTATCCTGTTCTACACAGGCTATATTCATTTTCATTTTGTTGTAAATGCTGCTTTTGCATTGGGACTCATTTTCTCCCATGCTAACCCGACCTTGCTGCGTATTCGCAAATGGGTCGCTTTACCTATTGGCATTGCTCTACTGTATTTTGATAGCCCGCTGCCACCTCTACGGAACATCATTCCCAAAATTAGCCAGTTACTCGAGTTTAGTTATCAGTATTACCTGGAGCTCCTAACCCGAATTTTTGATTGGCGAGTCATAGCCATCCTATTAGGCCTCTACATTGTTTACCTCCTGCTTTCTAAGAAGATCAGAATGACAACAATAGCCTCATTAGCAATCTTGAGTACCTTGCTACCGCTGGGCGCAAATATGGCACCATTGGCTTATGATGCGGACGGCCAAGTTATTGGAATGCCTAGCGATACAGCGCTGACAGAATCCCTTGATGGTTTCTTCATTGAAGAATCTTCCCGCACCGCCTTCAACCGATCACAGAAGGCTAGCGGAGTACCGTTTGATATTCTGATAATTAACGTTTGCTCACTAGCTTGGGATGACCTGAATTACATCAAAGAAGATAACAACCCTCTATTCCAGCGTTTTCATTATTTGTTTACCAGCTTTAACTCTGCCTCTTCGTATAGCGGCCCCTCGATCATTCGCTTACTTCGCTCTAGTCGTGGCCAGCAGGATCAACGCGATTTATATAAGCCAGCAATTGACGATTCATTGCTATTTAATAACCTCAATAAAACCGGCTTTCAAGTGCAGCTTGCCTTAAATCATGATGGTAAATACGGCGACCTCCTAAAGGAAATCCGCAATGAGGGTGGCATGTCTGCCCCACTCTTCGATAACACTAAAGCTACTCCTTACTTAAAGGGTTTTGATGGCTCGCAGATTTATGACGACTACTCTGTGCTTTCTAATTGGTGGGATGCTCGCATGAAGTCCCCCAATGAAAGAGTCGCCCTCTTTTACAACACGATCTCATTGCACGATGGCAATCGAGCATTGGATGGCAGTCGTTTAGAAAATAGTGTTGAGACTTACTCACGCAGAGCGCGTAAGCTGTTAAGTGATATTGATCGCTTTTACACCAAGGTCAATAGCTCAGGGAGGCAAGCGGTGATTGTGTTCATTCCTGAACATGGTGCAGCGATACGCAGAAACAAGAATGAAATTGTGGGTATGCGAGAAATTCCCAGTCCGAATGTGACTAACATTCCCGTCGGAATCATATTCACCGGTAAAGCAGATGCTCCTGTGAAAACCAACATCATCAATAAGCCAACAAGCTATCTGGCTACATCTGATTTAATTTCTAAGTTTGTAGGCAAAGCACCTTTTGGAAGCACAGCCCCTGCATCCGAAACGTATTTGAAAAATATTCCGAGCACACGCTTTGTTGCGGAGAATGAAGACTCAGTCATCATGAAATTTGGAGCCTCGTACTACTTCCGCTCTAACGACATCAACTGGAATCTATTCGAAACCAATAATTAA